A single genomic interval of Armigeres subalbatus isolate Guangzhou_Male chromosome 1, GZ_Asu_2, whole genome shotgun sequence harbors:
- the LOC134206943 gene encoding uncharacterized protein LOC134206943, producing the protein MSYLDNIDTDPDFEPPEKKKMKTCVSQDLSMALDRGGISNAKATMIIAATASSLGHPIEELNLSVSTIRRARMKIRKCVANEMKASFSSDDYWVVHWDGKLLPDLTDGGSGQLVDRLPVIISGKVTEQLLGAPKIETGTGASQAEAVYKCLVDWGVQDNVVGMCFDTTSSNTGHKSGACTLVERKLGRPLMNLACRHHVLELVLKAAFEDQFGTSTSPQIPMFEKFRREWHALDHKNITMEQISAQMSNLTQMMQQLMERQDQQQLAINSLSLNQPNVAATPQQNRGTMEDFFKLPDPIKVIPKFDGSRKQLTAWLTTVENTLEILNP; encoded by the exons ATGAGCTATTTGGACAACATAGATACGGACCCGGATTTTGAACCcccggaaaagaaaaaaatgaaaacatgcgTAAGTCAAGATTTAAGTATGGCACTCGATCGCGGTGGCATTTCGAACGCGAAAGCAACAATGATTATTGCGGCGACGGCTTCTAGTCTAGGCCATCCGATTGAAGAATTGAATCTCTCTGTTTCGACCATTAGACGTGCTCGAATGAAAATTCGCAAATGTGTTGCAAATGAGATGAAAGCAAGCTTCTCGTCAGACGATTATTGGGTTGTGCATTGGGATGGGAAGCTTTTACCGGATTTGACCGACGGTGGATCAG GCCAGTTAGTTGACCGTCTTCCCGTAATTATTTCTGGAAAAGTAACAGAACAGCTGCTTGGAGCACCCAAGATAGAAACTGGAACTGGAGCATCACAAGCAGAAGCCGTGTACAAGTGTTTAGTGGATTGGGGTGTGCAAGACAATGTGGTAGGAATGTGCTTTGATACTACAAGCTCGAATACAGGACATAAATCCGGAGCATGTACATTGGTTGAACGAAAATTAGGCAGACCTTTGATGAACCTCGCATGTCGCCATCACGTATTAGAACTCGTACTAAAAGCAGCATTTGAAGATCAATTCGGTACATCAACTAGCCCCCAAATACCTATGTTCGAGAAATTCCGCCGGGAATGGCATGCACTTGACCAca AAAACATTACGATGGAACAGATTTCCGCCCAGATGAGTAACCTTACTCAAATGATGCAACAGTTAATGGAACGGCAAGATCAGCAACAACTGGCTATTAACTCATTATCATTGAACCAGCCAAACGTCGCTGCAACGCCGCAACAAAATAGAGGAACGATGGAAGACTTCTTTAAGCTTCCTGATCCAATTAAAGTCATTCCAAAATTCGATGGTAGCCGAAAGCAGTTGACTGCTTGGCTCACAACGGTCGAAAACACTTTAGAAATTTTAAACCCCTAG
- the LOC134210226 gene encoding uncharacterized protein LOC134210226: MQSMEMSEDGRDNGAQSAPTKKLSKKKILKELKEALEKNNELREKVTNLTSGKDGCFSSDSSYAVTRQARDDPLHSTMGSWTLGSLNIPICTPSEGETEIDKRAYEYWKEILVSSLQLVNAVDEQMKFGVFKIKSGPKLREIFQTTSTGPGMPDEETSPFSNALARIDEYYGSRTYTLSQRGKLMMLMQSTTESSIAFVRRVASAAKLCNYGAEEEMEAVVRVVTKGASDGRVRVLAHRTWVKQGTIKDLMDLVRDREIEKTNEEEFQRIHGRGETSLVAAVSQNDQGFQNHPAAFNQYGKGRRFERVPRGGRVGRGFRRENRFNSISNCWRCGSIYHQASDCFAIKKECRVCRKLGHIARVCPTNRPSSSQVERRPFKRRAEHEETAVERKIAAIEGPNVEADLDVKVRVNDEDIE; this comes from the exons ATGCAGAGCATGGAGATGTCAGAGGACGGTCGCGACAATGGCGCACAATCAGCTCCCACAAA GAAGCtttcaaaaaagaaaattttgaaagagCTGAAAGAAGCTCTTGAGAAAAACAATGAGCTTCGCGAAAAAGTGACGAATCTCACTTCGGGAAAAGACGGATGCTTTTCCAGTGACTCTAGTTATGCGGTTACGAGACAAGCACGTGATGATCCATTACATTCAACAATGGGCAGTTGGACGCTAGGTTCTCTTAACATACCGATTTGCACCCCATCGGAAGGTGAAACCGAAATTGACAAGCGCGCATACGAATACTGGAAGGAGATTCTTGTATCATCTCTACAGCTCGTCAATGCAGTTGATGAACAAATGAAATTCGGAGTATTCAAGATTAAATCAGGACCCAAGTTGAGAGAAATCTTCCAGACCACATCAACCGGACCAGGAATGCCAGATGAGGAAACATCACCTTTTTCAAACGCATTGGCACGGATTGATGAGTACTATGGTTCTAGAACATACACCCTGTCCCAACGAGGAAAGCTGATGATGTTGATGCAGAGTACAACAGAAAGCAGTATTGCGTTCGTTCGACGAGTGGCGTCTGCAGCTAAACTGTGCAACTACGGAGCAGAAGAGGAGATGGAAGCGGTAGTGCGGGTAGTTACGAAAGGTGCTAGCGATGGGAGGGTGAGAGTTCTAGCTCATCGGACTTGGGTGAAACAAGGCACTATAAAAGACTTGATGGATCTCGTACGCGACCGAGAGATTGAGAAGACTAACGAAgaggaattccaaaggattcATGGTCGAGGAGAAACATCATTAGTTGCAGCAGTTTCTCAAAACGATCAAGGATTTCAGAATCACCCCGCGGCTTTCAACCAATACGGCAAGGGTAGAAGGTTTGAACGAGTACCCCGGGGTGGAAGAGTAGGAAGAGGATTCCGCAGAGAAAATCGTTTCAACTCTATCTCCAATTGCTGGAGATGTGGAAGCATTTACCACCAAGCATCGGATTGTTTCGCGATCAAGAAGGAGTGTAGAGTGTGCAGGAAGTTGGGACACATTGCACGTGTCTGTCCGACAAATCGACCAAGTTCTTCGCAAGTTGAGAGAAGACCATTTAAGCGGCGTGCTGAACATGAGGAAACCGCCGTGGAAAGGAAAATCGCGGCCATAGAGGGTCCGAACGTCGAAGCTGATCTAGATGTGAAGGTACGCGTGAACGATGAAGATATTGAGTAA